A genomic window from Candidatus Thiocaldithrix dubininis includes:
- the dapC gene encoding succinyldiaminopimelate transaminase: MNPDLARLQPYPFEKIRVLLEGLTPANLPAISLAIGEPKHPTPDFIYQAVIQNLQGLANYPLTKGSVALRESIAHWLTWRFQLPSNSLNAEQHVIPVNGTREAIFAFAQAVIDRQQRDAAVVMPNPFYQIYEGAAFLAGAEPIFLACTDDNQFVPDFNAVAPEVWQRCQLLYICSPGNPTGAVMSIAQLQSVLRLAEQYDFIVASDECYSELYFDETQAPAGLLQAAAQMGNTTWQRCVVFHSLSKRSNAPGMRSGFIAGDAAILSKFLHYRTYHGCAMSPPYQAASTAAWQDEAHVRINRELYRQKFKAVLDILAPVMDVQMPEAGFYLWAKTPISDEVLTQKVFTQAHVNVVPGSYLARTVDDLNPGANRIRMALVASLEECIEAAQRIRRVVETL, from the coding sequence ATGAATCCAGATCTTGCGCGTTTACAACCTTATCCCTTTGAAAAAATCCGCGTATTACTCGAAGGCTTAACTCCCGCTAACCTACCCGCAATTTCCTTAGCAATTGGTGAACCTAAACACCCGACGCCTGACTTTATTTACCAAGCCGTTATTCAGAACTTACAAGGTTTGGCAAATTATCCTTTAACCAAAGGTTCGGTTGCCTTGCGCGAATCCATTGCCCATTGGTTAACATGGCGCTTTCAATTACCTAGTAATAGTTTAAATGCTGAACAGCACGTTATTCCGGTAAATGGTACACGCGAAGCCATTTTCGCCTTTGCGCAAGCCGTAATTGATCGCCAACAACGCGATGCAGCGGTGGTTATGCCTAATCCGTTCTATCAGATTTATGAGGGTGCAGCATTTTTAGCGGGAGCAGAGCCTATCTTTTTAGCGTGTACCGACGATAATCAATTTGTGCCAGACTTTAATGCCGTCGCGCCTGAAGTCTGGCAACGTTGCCAATTGTTGTATATTTGCAGCCCCGGTAATCCAACGGGTGCGGTTATGTCGATTGCGCAATTGCAAAGCGTGCTACGTCTCGCCGAACAATATGATTTTATTGTGGCTTCTGACGAATGCTATTCCGAGTTGTATTTCGATGAAACGCAAGCTCCAGCAGGCTTACTGCAAGCCGCCGCCCAAATGGGCAATACCACCTGGCAACGTTGTGTGGTATTCCATAGTTTGTCGAAGCGCTCGAATGCGCCGGGCATGCGTTCTGGCTTTATTGCCGGAGATGCTGCAATTTTAAGTAAATTTTTGCATTATCGTACGTATCACGGTTGTGCGATGTCGCCACCTTATCAAGCCGCCAGTACTGCCGCTTGGCAAGACGAGGCGCACGTACGAATCAACCGTGAGCTGTATCGGCAGAAATTTAAGGCGGTTTTAGATATTTTAGCGCCAGTGATGGATGTACAAATGCCCGAAGCGGGCTTTTATTTATGGGCAAAAACGCCGATTAGCGATGAAGTCCTCACACAGAAAGTTTTTACTCAAGCGCATGTCAATGTTGTGCCCGGCAGTTATTTAGCGCGTACTGTAGACGATCTTAATCCGGGCGCTAATCGTATTCGGATGGCTTTAGTTGCCTCTTTAGAAGAATGTATTGAAGCCGCACAACGCATTCGCCGCGTAGTGGAAACCTTGTAA
- a CDS encoding NADP(H)-dependent aldo-keto reductase: protein MDYRTLGQTETKVSVICLGTMTYGQQNTESEAHQQLDYALSQGVNFVDCAELYPVPPKAETQGRTEQYIGSWFKQSGKREQVILATKVAGPGPKDWIGHIRGGPKLNATQITQALDSSLQRLQTDYVDLYQVHWPSRNTNYFGKLGYSYGNDNHNETIEETLKALSRLVESGKVRYIGLSNETPWGVMTYLQLAKALGLARVVSVQNPYSLLNRTYEIGLAEIAHREQVGLLAYSPLGFGVLSGKYLDGQQPEGARLSLWGNYFTRYTKPLAQQVTKQYVDLAKQHGLDPAQMALAYVNSRPFVTSNIIGATTMQQLESNIASANLILSEDVLQGIEAIHEQQPNSCP, encoded by the coding sequence ATGGATTATCGAACACTGGGTCAAACCGAAACGAAGGTCAGCGTTATTTGTTTAGGTACGATGACTTATGGGCAACAAAATACGGAGAGCGAAGCCCATCAACAATTGGATTATGCCCTAAGCCAAGGGGTGAATTTTGTTGATTGTGCCGAACTGTACCCCGTGCCGCCGAAAGCTGAAACACAAGGGCGTACTGAGCAATACATTGGTTCTTGGTTTAAACAATCCGGCAAGCGTGAACAAGTGATTTTGGCAACTAAAGTAGCAGGACCTGGACCAAAAGATTGGATCGGGCATATTCGCGGGGGTCCTAAATTAAATGCAACACAGATTACCCAAGCGTTAGACAGCAGTTTGCAACGTTTACAAACTGATTATGTGGATCTGTATCAAGTGCATTGGCCAAGCCGCAATACCAATTATTTTGGCAAATTGGGTTATAGCTATGGCAACGATAATCACAATGAAACGATTGAAGAAACACTAAAAGCCTTAAGCCGCTTGGTAGAGAGCGGTAAGGTGCGTTATATTGGTTTATCGAATGAAACACCGTGGGGCGTAATGACCTATTTGCAGCTTGCCAAAGCATTAGGTTTAGCGCGCGTAGTGTCGGTACAAAACCCGTATAGTTTATTGAATCGTACCTATGAAATTGGTTTGGCAGAAATTGCGCATCGGGAGCAAGTAGGTTTATTGGCGTATTCGCCGCTAGGTTTTGGCGTGTTAAGCGGCAAATATTTAGACGGACAACAACCAGAAGGCGCACGCTTGAGTTTATGGGGCAATTATTTTACACGGTATACCAAGCCGTTAGCGCAGCAAGTAACAAAACAGTATGTCGATTTAGCCAAGCAACACGGGCTTGATCCCGCGCAAATGGCATTGGCCTATGTGAATAGTCGCCCGTTTGTCACGAGCAATATTATAGGTGCAACCACTATGCAGCAGTTAGAAAGCAATATTGCCAGCGCGAATTTAATTTTAAGCGAGGATGTGTTACAGGGTATTGAAGCTATTCATGAACAACAGCCTAATTCTTGTCCTTAA
- a CDS encoding fumarate hydratase gives MTIIKQDDVIASVADALQYISYYHPLDFIQAMYKAWEKEESPAAKDSIAQILVNSRMCAEGQRPICQDTGIVTVFVKVGMNVQWEGDMSLADMINEGVRRAYLNPDNVLRASILADPAGARKNTKDNTPAVIHYEIVPGDKVEFDVAAKGGGSENKSKMVMLNPSDSIVDWVLKTVPTMGAGWCPPGMLGIGIGGTAEKAAVMAKEALMEHIDIQELIARGPQNKVEELRIELYEKVNNLGLGAQGLGGLTTVLDVKIKDYPTHAASLPVCMIPNCAATRHTHFVLDGSGAALQTPPNLADWPQVSLEGGAQARRVNLDSVTPEDVKDWKVGETVLLSGKMLTGRDAAHKRMVDMLNKCESLPVDLKGRFIYYVGPVDPVRDEVVGPAGPTTSTRMDKFTRQILEQTGLLGMIGKSERGPVAIEAIKEFGAVYLMAVGGAAYLVSKAITEAKVLAFPELGMEAIYEFEVKDMPVTVAVDTQGVSVHNTGPAKWKQIIDAKLTAK, from the coding sequence ATGACTATCATCAAACAAGATGACGTAATTGCCAGCGTTGCCGATGCGTTGCAATATATTTCTTACTACCACCCACTGGATTTTATTCAAGCCATGTATAAGGCTTGGGAAAAAGAAGAATCCCCCGCTGCCAAAGATTCAATTGCGCAAATTCTGGTAAATTCTCGCATGTGTGCAGAAGGGCAGCGTCCTATCTGTCAAGACACAGGGATTGTAACCGTGTTTGTGAAAGTAGGCATGAACGTGCAGTGGGAGGGGGATATGAGCCTTGCCGATATGATTAATGAAGGTGTGCGTCGTGCTTATTTGAACCCTGATAATGTGCTACGGGCTTCTATTTTGGCTGATCCTGCCGGGGCGCGTAAAAATACGAAAGATAATACGCCTGCGGTTATTCATTATGAAATTGTACCCGGCGATAAAGTCGAATTTGATGTGGCGGCTAAAGGCGGCGGTTCTGAAAATAAATCAAAAATGGTGATGTTGAACCCGTCTGATAGCATTGTCGATTGGGTTTTGAAAACTGTACCGACAATGGGGGCGGGTTGGTGTCCACCGGGTATGTTAGGCATTGGTATTGGCGGCACTGCTGAAAAAGCGGCTGTCATGGCAAAAGAAGCCCTAATGGAACACATTGATATTCAAGAGCTGATCGCGCGAGGACCACAAAATAAGGTGGAAGAACTGCGTATTGAGCTGTATGAAAAAGTCAATAATCTAGGTTTGGGAGCGCAAGGTTTAGGCGGTTTAACCACCGTGCTGGACGTTAAAATCAAAGACTACCCAACCCATGCAGCGTCTTTGCCGGTATGTATGATTCCTAACTGTGCGGCAACCCGTCATACGCATTTTGTGTTAGATGGTTCGGGTGCTGCCTTACAAACGCCACCAAATTTAGCGGATTGGCCACAAGTTTCCTTAGAAGGTGGCGCACAAGCACGCCGCGTGAATTTGGATAGTGTAACGCCTGAAGATGTCAAAGATTGGAAAGTGGGCGAAACGGTATTGCTGTCTGGTAAAATGTTAACCGGACGCGATGCTGCACACAAACGTATGGTCGATATGCTGAATAAATGCGAATCTTTACCGGTGGATTTAAAAGGCCGCTTCATCTATTACGTGGGCCCTGTTGATCCCGTACGTGATGAAGTGGTGGGTCCTGCCGGTCCTACTACATCTACTCGTATGGATAAATTCACTCGCCAAATTTTAGAGCAAACCGGCTTATTAGGTATGATCGGTAAGTCTGAGCGCGGTCCCGTTGCGATTGAAGCTATTAAAGAATTTGGCGCGGTGTATTTAATGGCGGTGGGTGGGGCTGCGTACTTAGTGTCTAAAGCCATTACTGAAGCCAAAGTATTAGCCTTCCCTGAATTGGGTATGGAAGCTATTTACGAGTTTGAAGTAAAAGATATGCCGGTAACGGTGGCAGTCGATACCCAAGGGGTATCTGTCCACAATACCGGCCCTGCCAAATGGAAGCAAATTATTGATGCGAAACTTACTGCTAAATAA
- a CDS encoding extracellular solute-binding protein, which produces MKIQSAIAAALVMLAGAVQADGKLVVYNWAEYIPDGVLADFEKETGIKVEYSTYENNEVMYSKLKIQKGKGYDIVVPSTYLVSKMRDEGLLQKVDKTKLSNFKNLMPDLLNKPYDPNNDYSVPYLWGSTGIGVNSEEIDPSTVSKWADLWDTKWKNKLLLVDDVREAFGMALQKNGHSVNTKNPDEIKQAYEDLQKLMPNVRVFNADAPREPFLAGDVNLGMIWSGEANMAQKENDKIQYIYPKEGSGFWVDSFTIPAGAENVENAHKFIDYMLKPEVGKKVVEQLGYSTPNKEVKALVETKLQNNPIIFPPSDILSKAEFQQDVGDAIKLYNDYWEKLKTGK; this is translated from the coding sequence ATGAAAATTCAATCCGCAATCGCCGCAGCGTTAGTAATGTTAGCAGGCGCTGTGCAAGCTGATGGTAAGTTGGTGGTTTACAATTGGGCAGAATACATTCCCGACGGCGTACTGGCTGATTTTGAAAAAGAAACGGGTATTAAGGTGGAATACTCCACTTATGAAAATAATGAAGTCATGTACTCCAAGTTAAAAATCCAAAAGGGCAAAGGCTACGATATTGTTGTACCTTCCACTTATTTGGTCTCCAAAATGCGCGACGAAGGCTTATTACAAAAAGTCGATAAAACCAAATTGAGCAATTTCAAAAACTTAATGCCGGATTTGTTAAACAAGCCTTACGACCCCAACAATGATTACAGTGTTCCTTATCTGTGGGGCAGCACCGGCATTGGCGTAAATAGCGAAGAAATCGACCCCAGCACTGTTAGCAAATGGGCGGATTTATGGGATACCAAATGGAAAAATAAACTGTTGTTAGTTGACGATGTGCGCGAAGCGTTTGGCATGGCATTACAAAAAAATGGGCATTCCGTTAACACCAAAAATCCCGATGAAATTAAACAAGCTTACGAAGATTTACAAAAGTTGATGCCCAATGTGCGCGTTTTTAATGCTGATGCGCCGCGTGAACCGTTCTTAGCAGGGGACGTAAATTTAGGTATGATTTGGAGTGGTGAAGCCAATATGGCGCAAAAAGAAAACGATAAAATTCAATATATTTACCCTAAAGAAGGCTCTGGCTTCTGGGTAGATAGCTTTACCATTCCAGCGGGTGCAGAAAACGTAGAAAACGCACATAAGTTTATTGACTATATGCTGAAACCCGAAGTTGGCAAAAAAGTGGTTGAACAACTGGGCTATAGCACCCCGAATAAAGAAGTGAAAGCACTGGTAGAGACGAAATTACAGAACAACCCAATTATCTTCCCACCGAGCGACATTCTGAGCAAAGCTGAATTCCAACAAGACGTAGGCGACGCGATTAAGCTGTATAACGATTATTGGGAAAAACTGAAAACGGGCAAATAA
- the dapD gene encoding 2,3,4,5-tetrahydropyridine-2,6-dicarboxylate N-succinyltransferase, with protein MSNIIELQSIIEEAFERRAEITPKTADANTRDAINAVLNKLNSGELRVATRRGVGDWEVHQWLKKAVLLSFRINDNQVMDSGYARYYDKVAPKYANMSEAEFAASGVRVVPNAMARHGSYIASGCVLMPSYVNIGAYVDSGTMVDTWATVGSCAQIGKNVHLSGGVGIGGVLEPLQAGPTIIEDNCFIGARSEVVEGVVVEEGSVISMGVYIGQSTRIYDRETGEITYGRIPAGSVVVSGNLPSSDGKYSLYCAVIVKKVDAKTRGKVGINELLRDI; from the coding sequence ATGTCAAATATTATTGAATTACAAAGCATTATTGAAGAAGCATTTGAACGCCGTGCTGAAATTACCCCCAAAACGGCCGACGCAAACACTCGTGATGCCATTAATGCCGTGTTAAATAAATTGAATAGTGGTGAATTACGGGTAGCAACGCGGCGCGGTGTAGGTGATTGGGAAGTTCACCAATGGCTGAAAAAAGCCGTCTTACTATCCTTCCGTATCAATGACAATCAAGTGATGGATAGCGGTTATGCACGTTACTACGACAAAGTAGCGCCTAAATACGCCAATATGAGTGAAGCTGAATTTGCCGCCAGTGGCGTACGCGTAGTGCCAAATGCAATGGCGCGTCACGGTTCTTATATTGCGTCGGGCTGCGTGTTAATGCCGTCTTATGTGAATATTGGCGCATATGTGGATAGCGGCACAATGGTCGATACATGGGCAACTGTCGGCTCATGTGCGCAAATCGGTAAAAATGTGCATTTATCCGGCGGTGTCGGTATTGGTGGCGTATTAGAACCCCTACAAGCAGGTCCTACTATTATTGAAGATAACTGCTTCATTGGCGCACGTTCTGAAGTTGTAGAAGGCGTGGTCGTCGAAGAAGGCTCAGTCATTTCAATGGGTGTATATATCGGGCAAAGCACGCGTATTTATGACCGTGAAACGGGCGAAATTACTTACGGTCGCATTCCAGCCGGTTCGGTGGTAGTCTCCGGCAACTTACCGTCTAGCGACGGCAAATACAGCTTATATTGCGCGGTCATCGTGAAAAAAGTTGATGCTAAAACACGCGGAAAAGTCGGCATTAACGAATTATTACGCGATATTTAA
- a CDS encoding FAD-dependent oxidoreductase, producing MARIVILGAGISGHTAARYLSKWLGKKHEVVVVTPNAKWNWIPSNIWVGVGQMTEADVTFEIAPIYKRIGVELHQAKALAIYPEGNAEQTSPYVSIEYTDADRQGQTAQLTYDYLINATGPKLNFAATPGLGPEHGHTVSVCTASHALEANEKLQEQIKAMQAGELRTFVIGTGHGMCTCQGAAFEYIYNVDHIIREAGVRDKARIVWLSNEYELGDFGMGGVHIERGGYITNGKTFAESLMVERDIEWITRAHVNKVEAGKIHYEMLDGSFHELAFDFSMLIPPFAGVGLKAYNKAGDDITSQVFAPNGFMKVDADYVPKPYLEWSAKDWPQTYQNPNYSNMFAVGIAFAPPHLISKPMQSANGTPINPAPPRTGMPSAAMAKAVAMSIRDMVKQKSDKPTHTASMAAMGAACVASTGSNLFNGTAATMTVFPVVPDFEKYPDYGRDLDLTFGEIGLAGHWMKYLLHHTFIYQAKMKPGWSLLPD from the coding sequence ATGGCGCGAATCGTCATTTTGGGCGCTGGAATTTCGGGGCATACTGCCGCCCGTTATTTAAGCAAATGGCTTGGCAAGAAGCATGAAGTCGTGGTGGTAACACCAAATGCCAAATGGAATTGGATTCCCTCGAATATATGGGTAGGTGTTGGGCAAATGACCGAAGCCGACGTTACCTTTGAAATTGCGCCGATTTATAAACGCATTGGTGTAGAACTGCATCAGGCTAAAGCGCTGGCAATTTATCCCGAAGGCAATGCTGAGCAAACTAGCCCTTATGTGAGTATTGAATATACGGATGCTGATCGCCAAGGGCAGACCGCCCAATTAACTTATGATTATTTAATCAATGCAACCGGACCTAAATTAAACTTTGCGGCGACACCGGGCTTAGGGCCAGAACACGGGCATACGGTATCAGTTTGTACCGCTTCACATGCGCTTGAAGCTAATGAAAAGTTGCAAGAACAGATCAAAGCGATGCAAGCCGGTGAGTTACGCACCTTCGTGATTGGCACTGGTCATGGTATGTGTACCTGCCAAGGCGCTGCGTTTGAATATATTTACAACGTCGACCATATTATTCGTGAAGCCGGGGTACGGGATAAAGCGCGTATTGTTTGGCTGAGTAACGAATATGAGTTAGGCGACTTTGGCATGGGCGGCGTGCATATTGAGCGCGGCGGTTATATTACCAATGGCAAAACTTTTGCTGAATCCCTAATGGTCGAACGCGATATTGAATGGATTACGCGAGCGCATGTGAATAAAGTGGAAGCAGGCAAAATTCATTATGAAATGCTGGATGGCAGTTTTCATGAATTAGCCTTTGATTTCTCTATGCTAATTCCACCGTTTGCAGGTGTAGGTTTAAAAGCCTATAACAAAGCTGGGGACGATATTACGAGCCAAGTGTTTGCCCCGAATGGCTTTATGAAGGTAGATGCGGATTATGTGCCGAAACCTTATTTAGAATGGAGTGCGAAGGATTGGCCGCAAACTTACCAAAATCCTAACTACTCCAATATGTTTGCGGTCGGCATTGCCTTTGCACCACCGCACTTGATTAGTAAACCGATGCAAAGCGCAAATGGTACGCCGATTAATCCAGCGCCACCACGCACGGGTATGCCATCGGCTGCTATGGCAAAAGCGGTTGCTATGAGTATTCGGGATATGGTGAAACAGAAGTCTGATAAGCCTACGCATACCGCTTCTATGGCAGCTATGGGCGCGGCTTGTGTCGCTTCAACGGGTTCAAATCTGTTTAACGGTACTGCCGCAACGATGACAGTATTTCCGGTTGTGCCAGATTTTGAGAAATACCCGGATTATGGGCGTGATCTGGATTTAACCTTTGGCGAAATTGGTTTAGCAGGGCATTGGATGAAATATTTATTGCACCATACCTTTATTTACCAAGCCAAAATGAAACCCGGTTGGTCTTTGTTGCCTGATTAA
- the plsY gene encoding glycerol-3-phosphate 1-O-acyltransferase PlsY, whose amino-acid sequence MTLAILIVFAYLLGSISTAIITAKAMGLPDPRTAGSNNPGATNVLRIGGKKAAAITLLGDALKGLIPVLIGRYVFKLDDSQLIWVGLAAFIGHLYPLYYGFKGGKGVATAIGVFLGLNLWAGLAFIATWLIMAKGFKISSLAALIATALSPLYFWLLTHNISVVIGISLMAILIFVRHKSNIQNLLSGQEDKIKTQAKSSQD is encoded by the coding sequence ATGACACTTGCTATTCTAATTGTGTTTGCTTACCTATTAGGCTCAATTTCAACCGCGATTATTACAGCGAAAGCGATGGGATTACCTGATCCCAGAACGGCTGGTTCTAATAATCCGGGTGCAACCAATGTGTTACGCATTGGCGGAAAAAAAGCCGCTGCCATTACCTTATTAGGCGATGCGCTCAAAGGTTTAATTCCGGTTTTAATCGGGCGTTATGTGTTTAAACTGGATGATAGCCAATTAATTTGGGTAGGTTTAGCCGCGTTTATTGGGCATTTATATCCACTTTATTACGGCTTTAAAGGCGGCAAAGGCGTTGCCACCGCTATCGGTGTATTTTTAGGTCTTAATCTTTGGGCAGGTTTAGCCTTTATTGCAACATGGTTAATCATGGCCAAAGGCTTTAAAATTTCGTCGCTGGCGGCATTAATTGCTACCGCTTTATCACCCTTATACTTTTGGTTATTGACACACAATATTTCTGTGGTAATCGGTATTAGCCTAATGGCGATTTTGATTTTTGTTCGACACAAATCGAATATTCAGAACTTATTATCGGGGCAAGAAGATAAAATTAAAACACAAGCTAAATCATCACAAGACTGA
- the rnt gene encoding ribonuclease T: MTDEIEIIPIAGRFRGFLPVVVDVETGGFDCRRDALLELAAVILRIDEKGELSRYRTFNWHIEPFPNANMDPKSLEVNGIKPFSPLRLAVPEDKALEEFFRVVRREVKINRCNRAILVGHNAPFDLNFVHAGANRIKAARNPFHPFSTLDTVTLGAVMYGQTVLARLAQAAGMGWDGESAHSAVYDAEKTADLFCHFVNTWQTLDGAFKAVQR; encoded by the coding sequence ATGACTGATGAAATCGAAATAATACCTATTGCTGGACGCTTCCGTGGGTTCTTGCCTGTGGTGGTGGATGTAGAAACAGGCGGGTTTGACTGCCGCCGCGATGCACTGCTGGAATTAGCAGCGGTTATCTTGCGCATTGACGAAAAAGGGGAGTTGTCACGTTATAGAACCTTTAATTGGCATATAGAACCGTTTCCCAATGCCAATATGGATCCGAAATCATTAGAAGTGAACGGTATCAAACCGTTTAGCCCCTTGCGTTTAGCTGTACCGGAAGACAAAGCCTTAGAAGAATTTTTCCGCGTAGTACGACGTGAAGTCAAAATCAACCGCTGTAATCGGGCAATTTTGGTTGGGCATAATGCACCTTTTGATTTGAACTTTGTGCACGCGGGTGCTAATCGCATCAAAGCCGCTCGTAACCCATTTCACCCGTTTAGCACCTTAGACACGGTAACACTGGGTGCAGTCATGTATGGGCAAACTGTATTAGCCCGCTTAGCACAAGCGGCAGGTATGGGCTGGGATGGTGAATCGGCGCATTCAGCCGTATATGACGCGGAAAAAACCGCTGACTTATTCTGTCATTTTGTAAATACATGGCAGACGCTAGATGGTGCGTTTAAAGCAGTACAACGTTAA
- the potC gene encoding spermidine/putrescine ABC transporter permease PotC, which translates to MRLLKFSFISSIFIFLYTPIAILVVNSFNDSKYGYEWKGFTWKWYEKLFENEALTQAFFNSLLVAVLAASAATIIGTLMALALYRYKFPLKGTASGLLFVLMMSPDIVLAITFLVIFIALGIELGFWSLLIAHITFCLPFVVITVYAQLKGFDKYLLEAAQDLGASESRIFRSIILPLISPAIIAGWLLSFTLSLDDVIISSFVTGPSFEVLPIRVFSMVKVGVSPEVNVLAALLLVISLTLVTVASLLIRKDKQVLN; encoded by the coding sequence GTGAGATTATTAAAATTTAGCTTTATTAGCAGTATTTTTATTTTTCTTTACACCCCTATTGCCATTCTAGTCGTCAATTCATTCAATGATTCCAAGTATGGTTATGAATGGAAAGGCTTTACGTGGAAGTGGTATGAAAAATTATTTGAAAATGAAGCCCTAACTCAAGCATTTTTTAATTCGCTATTAGTAGCCGTACTAGCCGCCAGCGCAGCTACCATTATTGGAACACTCATGGCACTGGCGCTGTATCGCTATAAGTTTCCTCTCAAAGGCACAGCCAGCGGTTTATTATTCGTGTTAATGATGTCGCCAGATATTGTGTTAGCGATTACCTTCTTAGTCATTTTTATTGCGCTAGGGATTGAATTAGGCTTTTGGTCGTTACTGATTGCGCATATTACCTTTTGCTTACCGTTTGTAGTGATTACGGTTTATGCCCAACTCAAAGGTTTTGATAAATATTTGTTAGAAGCAGCCCAAGATTTAGGTGCAAGCGAAAGCCGGATTTTTCGCAGTATTATTTTACCGCTAATTTCCCCGGCTATTATTGCAGGCTGGCTATTGAGCTTTACCTTATCATTAGACGACGTAATTATTAGCTCTTTTGTTACCGGGCCTAGCTTTGAAGTGTTGCCGATTCGTGTCTTTTCTATGGTAAAAGTAGGCGTTTCACCTGAGGTCAATGTTCTTGCCGCCTTATTACTCGTGATTTCTTTAACCTTAGTCACGGTTGCCTCGCTCTTAATTCGCAAGGATAAGCAAGTTCTCAATTAA
- a CDS encoding class I SAM-dependent methyltransferase — MQLQNPQANTRCNELELIAQKLPLTNATVLELGCGTARMTRLIAERFPVNKMIATEVDAIQHAKNLASEYPANIEFKAGGMQAIDLPDNSVDIVFMFKSLHHVPAELMAQGMQELARVLKPGGLAWISEPVYAGEFNDIIRLFHDEKIVREQAFAALQQAVASDLLELVEQIHCNTETRFADFNEFEQRIINVTHTDHQLSPDLYAKVQAKFNQHITAEGAKFPNPARFDIVRKPLR; from the coding sequence ATGCAATTACAAAATCCTCAAGCCAATACGCGCTGTAATGAACTTGAATTAATCGCGCAAAAATTACCACTGACGAATGCCACTGTTTTAGAACTGGGTTGTGGTACAGCCCGCATGACACGTTTAATTGCTGAACGTTTTCCAGTTAATAAAATGATTGCTACTGAAGTAGACGCCATTCAACACGCTAAAAACTTAGCCAGCGAATACCCTGCGAATATTGAATTTAAAGCAGGCGGTATGCAGGCGATTGATTTGCCAGATAATAGTGTTGATATCGTCTTTATGTTTAAATCTTTGCATCACGTTCCGGCTGAGTTAATGGCACAAGGCATGCAAGAATTAGCACGGGTATTAAAACCCGGTGGTTTAGCGTGGATTTCAGAACCGGTGTATGCAGGTGAATTTAATGACATTATTCGCTTATTCCACGATGAAAAAATCGTGCGTGAACAAGCCTTTGCAGCACTACAACAAGCAGTTGCTAGTGATTTATTGGAATTAGTTGAGCAGATTCATTGCAACACCGAAACTCGTTTTGCCGATTTTAACGAATTTGAGCAACGCATTATTAATGTCACACATACCGATCATCAACTTAGCCCAGATTTATATGCAAAAGTGCAAGCTAAGTTCAATCAACATATAACAGCGGAAGGGGCTAAGTTTCCCAACCCCGCCCGCTTTGATATTGTACGTAAACCGCTGCGTTAA